Proteins co-encoded in one Malus sylvestris chromosome 9, drMalSylv7.2, whole genome shotgun sequence genomic window:
- the LOC126583022 gene encoding uncharacterized protein LOC126583022 produces the protein MATEEKGEELQQTTSPQAAAGLRGAVEAKYRQIKEHAETYPYVWASYIVVYGGFALWGTYRWRKLRKTEDRVRALQERLRKHYAAEEASAGSSTPAIKVPPSADKISK, from the coding sequence ATGGCAACCGAGGAAAAGGGAGAAGAATTGCAGCAAACCACAAGTCCCCAAGCTGCAGCTGGTTTGAGAGGAGCGGTGGAAGCAAAGTACCGGCAAATCAAAGAGCATGCGGAGACCTACCCCTATGTTTGGGCTTCCTACATTGTTGTATATGGTGGTTTTGCCCTCTGGGGTACCTACAGATGGAGAAAGCTTCGCAAGACTGAGGACCGTGTACGTGCGCTTCAGGAGAGATTACGCAAGCATTATGCAGCGGAAGAGGCTTCTGCTGGCTCTTCCACCCCAGCTATTAAGGTTCCACCATCTGCTGATAAAATCTCCAAGTAG
- the LOC126582589 gene encoding protein GAMETE EXPRESSED 3, whose product MEVVFLLTMVLLIPTHSQTTQFQDNPVNDPGRRTSSRSRLSRPLIGRDGKVYACSDKDLLAFESNGSIAWTMHLNYTCKSDMAPVHGGRGKIYLVAGNKVIKINLLNNGTSEPSAQVLLSTEPTKDEQGGVVGIAVSTLSSSIFVTVQNRGLFAYMTRGQLVWSAGPVIDLFGYRQGCRKNNADCYFNSVPVIDECEASIYISNTEGEIYSLSIRSPHFKWIQDLSSYDKVFTITAGNNGRLYVTVPVKALLLALDVSSGNVLWEGIIGPLSNSDYTPIVDSNGWISIGSLDGFLYSFSPTGILKKFSITTAVDSVIQVSPVLDCTGYAIYISQTKMEGKISHAVGEYTYVSAMKPKSVHITLYVPATGSIYWSDSYPGPLSSLITQNDLRHFILDERILLAFVAASKTGNPLACRSTRQKLMSSCSQVRPKLDSRYTGNGRAILLFLLFESAILVLLAGPVRFCCIFWNKKKLQGEKNLGSFLEKRRSLRLKKKTFDRTITELEQKAAVEAVTSAQVLEKLSNLLQKRQFIERKLSTTYSLGRDGGSSSRSKSLLPSYDGKKTRSAVHTLSDASSSSRESSSSGGGGESEWSCYESKGKAAAVEEVSSSSDGLGFLAKRSASKAAASSSRESEPNIMIGSSGSLSLKRRRALSSTY is encoded by the exons ATGGAAGTTGTGTTCTTGTTGACAATGGTCCTTTTGATACCCACCCATTCTCAAACTACGCAATTCCAGGATAACCCAG TTAATGATCCGGGTAGAAGAACAAGTTCTCGTAGTCGGCTTTCGAGACCGCTAATCGGACGTGATGGGAAGGTTTATGCTTGCTCTGACaaagatttacttgcatttgAATCCAACGGGTCCATTGCTTGGACCATGCATTTGAACTATACCTGCAAGTCCGATATGGCTCCGGTCCACGGTGGTAGAGGAAAG ATATATCTGGTTGCAGGTAACAAGGTGATTAAAATCAATTTGTTGAACAATGGAACTTCTGAACCGTCTGCACAAGTTTTGCTAAGTACTGAGCCAACGAAAGACGAACAAGGTGGGGTTGTTGGGATTGCAGTTAGCACATTGAGTTCATCTATCTTTGTAACTGTCCAAAATCGGGGACTCTTTGCGTACATGACACGGGGGCAGTTGGTCTGGAGTGCGGGACCTGTCATCGATCTATTTGGTTATCGCCAAGGTTGTAGGAAGAACAATGCAGATTGTTATTTCAACTCCGTCCCTGTGATTGATGAATGCGAGGCTAGTATATAT ATCTCGAATACTGAAGGTGAAATCTACTCGCTATCAATTCGTAGTCCTCACTTCAAATGGATCCAGGATTTAAGTTCTTACGATAAAGTTTTCACTATAACCGCTGGAAACAACGGTAGATTGTATGTTACTGTACCAGTCAAGGCTCTATTGTTGGCGCTAGATGTTTCTTCAGGAAATGTGTTGTGGGAGGGAATTATTGGTCCATTAAGTAACTCAGATTACACGCCGATTGTTGATTCTAATG GTTGGATATCTATTGGTTCCTTAGATGGGTTCCTATACTCATTTTCACCAACCGGGATTCTCAAGAAATTCTCAATAACAACCGCGGTGGACTCAGTGATCCAAGTCAGTCCTGTACTCGACTGCACTGGTTATGCAATTTATATCTCTCAGACGAAGATGGAAGGGAAGATCAGCCATGCCGTAGGTGAATATACTTATGTGTCAGCAATGAAACCGAAAAGTGTTCATATTACCTTGTATGTTCCAGCCACCGGATCCATCTACTGGTCCGATAGCTATCCTG GTCCGTTGTCATCCTTAATCACTCAGAATGATCTTCGCCATTTTATACTAGACGAGAGGATTCTTCTTGCATTTGTCGCTGCTTCAA AAACTGGAAATCCATTGGCATGCCGTTCCACGC GTCAAAAGCTTATGTCTAGCTGCTCCCAAGTAAGGCCGAAGCTGGACAGCAGGTACACTG GTAATGGAAGGGCAATACTTTTGTTCCTGCTTTTCGAATCTGCAATCTTGGTACTACTAGCCGGACCTGTGCGATTCTGCTGCATATTCTGGAATAAAAAGAAGCTTCAAGGCGAAAAAAACCTCGGAAGTTTTCTTGAAAAGAGA CGCTCTCTCCGACTCAAAAAGAAGACGTTCGACAGGACGATCACAGAACTCGAGCAAAAAGCCGCGGTCGAAGCAGTGACCAGCGCACAAGTGCTTGAGAAACTGTCGAATCTGTTACAGAAAAGGCAATTCATAGAGAGGAAGCTCTCAACAACATATAGTTTGGGCAGAGATGGCGGCAGCAGCTCGCGTTCCAAATCTCTTCTTCCATCATACGACGGGAAGAAAACAAGGAGTGCAGTCCACACGTTGAGTGATGCATCATCGTCTTCCAGAGAAAGCAGCAGcagcggaggaggaggagagagtgAGTGGAGTTGTTACGAAAGCAAGGGGAAGGCAGCTGCAGTGGAAGAAGTGAGTAGTTCAAGTGATGGCTTAGGGTTTCTGGCAAAGAGAAGTGCATCAAAGGCAGCTGCATCAAGCTCTAGAGAATCTGAACCAAATATAATGATTGGTAGCAGTGGCAGCTTGTCGTTGAAGAGGAGAAGGGCTTTGTCGTCAACTTATTAG